accaatacgggacatctggacaatgctgaacagtaatctggagagagcctacaagccatatcattgtatcaccgtcgacgagcaattatttccatttagaggtcatactaaatttacccagtatataccttcaaaaccagctaaatatggcataaagattttctgggcttgtgactcatcaaatgcctaccctttacaaggtcagctctacactgggaaaccaactgatggtcctcgacaagtaaacattggagaacgaacagtattggacctagtgagctcgtataaaggctctggaagaaatgtcaccaccgataacttctttacaaccatggaactagctaaggtattgaactcctggaacatgacactagttggtacagtgagaaaaaacaaaaggttcctacctaacaacatgcagcctgccaaagaaaggcctgtatactcgacaaattttgcctacaatcatgatgcaacagtctgttcatatgtaccaaagaagaacaaatcagtcgtgcttctatcatctatgcacatgacgggagaagttgaagagacactagcagccaagccagagataataaaatactacaacataacaaaaggtggcgttgatgttatggataaaatgttgggagagtacactgtgaaacgacgaacatcacgttggactttggcatttttctacaatatgattgatgtcagtgggttagcatcctacatcatctacagagaacacaatccaagcttcagggcaaaggatcaacgaagaaagttcctgaaagatctcgcaaatcagctgtgtatgattgcaattgaagatcgtagtacaaacaaaatgataatgagaaaccattttcttcgaggtgcagtagaaatggtgcttggacgatgcattgtggtagcatcgcagccagcagctggccccaaaatacctcatggtagtcgtggaccctcccctgttgttggtagttgctatgtctgcagagacctgaggcgaaaacaacgcaagactagaaagtcttgtgtggtttgtgtgaaacccatttgcgatgaacactctgtagcaaagccaacatgcattacttgcaaagaaaatcaataaaaaaaagtttcttacattttcttttataatgtaaatgaacagttttttacttgtttataatagttaaatagcattatcattaaaaaaaaatttatgctttttcccttgcattatcttcattcaaaatatatgaggtacatttgtacctatgcagcttgttatggatgcaaaaagatctcgaccccttatctcggaagcgggtggagatattttattgaaatttggccaatatattctggaccaaaaatgtagagatgtcacgaaatttcagccctctacgtcttttcaaaaaaaagttattgcaattttaaaacggaatagttacaattgtacctattcagccggataagggtttatGC
This region of Ranitomeya imitator isolate aRanImi1 chromosome 1, aRanImi1.pri, whole genome shotgun sequence genomic DNA includes:
- the LOC138657905 gene encoding piggyBac transposable element-derived protein 4-like yields the protein MSDSNAGSSFRHNPRKRVCRFTSDEIMRMLEESDSEHEDEPYVPSDDENYVPQVDVTEEDSDIEQEMVIEHENEYESDESVEDDSVPQSAGDIWTAKDETQWCSNPLPNAQTKSRNVLRQRGGPAAISNLYTAKELFKSIMTPEMCDIILRETNRKAKRVCDAYNNELVQRFPDSSKRPPQKTFKQFTETELHAFLGILIAAGVHRANKENLEEMWNVAALPLIRAAMSRDRFKMILRFIRFDNENTRAERVQTDKAAPIRDIWTMLNSNLERAYKPYHCITVDEQLFPFRGHTKFTQYIPSKPAKYGIKIFWACDSSNAYPLQGQLYTGKPTDGPRQVNIGERTVLDLVSSYKGSGRNVTTDNFFTTMELAKVLNSWNMTLVGTVRKNKRFLPNNMQPAKERPVYSTNFAYNHDATVCSYVPKKNKSVVLLSSMHMTGEVEETLAAKPEIIKYYNITKGGVDVMDKMLGEYTVKRRTSRWTLAFFYNMIDVSGLASYIIYREHNPSFRAKDQRRKFLKDLANQLCMIAIEDRSTNKMIMRNHFLRGAVEMVLGRCIVVASQPAAGPKIPHGSRGPSPVVGSCYVCRDLRRKQRKTRKSCVVCVKPICDEHSVAKPTCITCKENQ